The Magnolia sinica isolate HGM2019 chromosome 3, MsV1, whole genome shotgun sequence genome includes the window GATAATTATGAATGGCCTGGGCCATGCCCGAGCCCAGCCACTCTCTTTTATGCCAGATTTGGGCTGTTCTTTATGTATGCCCAATCAttcatgatattttgaaaaatgcccttgaaaccttATATGGGCCAACCTGGTCTGATGTGCTCTTATGCACGCCTGGCCCAGCCCAATTAATGAACGGCTTAAAATAGCTCTAGTTCCTGACCTTGAGCCTGAGtgttttattcttttctttttggaaaaCGACCTGAGTGAAGCCTATCATAATGAAGCAGACGAAGGGAAGCAAGAATACGAAAATGAAACCAATTTGAGAAGGGAAAGAAACCGAGGCCTACCTCCTTGAGCCCCTTCCCAGATCACAGATAATCTCTGTCGAAGCTGAGCCTGATTGCCCTTAGGCCCACTTTATCTAGGAAAAGGCTGCCTCCAACATGGCGCGAAAGAAGAGAGATTTGATGGACCAAATAAGAAGCTTGAGTGCCGCTGCCCGGGCCATACCATCTGCAGGCCCATTATCTTATCTAAAGATATGAGCGAATGTCAGCTGGCCATAGATACCAAATCTCTTAATTTTGGTTATCCAATAGGCCCATTTCCAACCCGGGCTGGCACTCCGGTTCAGAAAAGCAATCACAAGCCTGAGTGTTTCAGCCCAACCTCAGCTCAAAGAAAGCCAAGCTCGCAAGTCCACTCATCGAAAGCCTCATTGGAGACCGCCAGTCATCTTATAATGCTCAATATGCACATCCAATTTTTGAAAAGAATTCCTGTGAATTTACACCCACCCTCACGATTGCTTTGGGTACAAAcctgactcagctgagtcatgACTCGACTCAGAACTTGTAAAGACCATGTTTACAGGATTTGGAATTGAAATggtacaatgtttttttttttttttttttggttcttcaTAACCATGCATGGCTCCTCTTCCCAAACATTATTTGGGCTTCTTACGAGCATCTTCAATTTCTTTCTTAAGAAAATTGACGGTCTCTTTGAACTCGTCAAAATCTCTTGCAACTGAATGGTCCAATACATCGTGGAAACAATCCGGCAATTGAAAACGATTTCGAATCTTCTGAAACTCATTCCAATATTCTTCAGCATCCTTATCGTGTCCCAATAGTACTTGAATAACAGTCTGTGTGTATGAAATTTCAAGGAAATGAAAGT containing:
- the LOC131238715 gene encoding uncharacterized protein LOC131238715 isoform X2 → MLVVEMLIYMGEYEEALKRKCLRDQEIWDARQPLYKTVIQVLLGHDKDAEEYWNEFQKIRNRFQLPDCFHDVLDHSVARDFDEFKETVNFLKKEIEDARKKPK